The following DNA comes from Cucumis sativus cultivar 9930 chromosome 7, Cucumber_9930_V3, whole genome shotgun sequence.
TCCCAACTGAAAAAAAGACTTTTTAGGCAACACTTTTTATTACTACATACATATCAAACTGTCTATATATTAcactttttttctcattagTTATATCATGTTCATGAatacttttaatataatgGTAGAATATAGTAACAGAAACATATTAtctagtaaaaaaatataacatttaacTTAGTTGAGTGTATACTTTTTGCCTATAAATCACACATCTCGTTTTGATTTGATGATCTCCACACCAAAACTTCTCAACATTTTGTATATCATAACTCTCgacaaaaccaaataatatgGATATGTTCTCAAGCTCTCCCTTTAATTCCCTCACCCTCTTTTGTGTCTTGACCTAATTTGTCATGATTTTCCATCTTCTCTTGCTCAAGACTCACCTCAAGACTTCGTCGGTGTCCACAACGTAGCTCGTGCACAAGTTGGCGTTGGGCCGATTGAGTGGGACAAAACAGTAGCGAGTTTTGCTCAACAATATGCGAACCGACGCTTCAACGACTGTAGGCTAGTGAACTCTGGCGGACCTTACGGGGAGAATATTGCATGGGGCAGCCCAGACTTATCAGCCAAAGATGCAGTTCAGTTGTGGGTGGATGAGAAGCCATTCTACAATTATGAGACCAATACATGTGCGGCTGGCGAGTTGTGTGGTCATTACACTCAAGTAGTGTGGAGGAAGTCAGTCAGAATAGGATGTGCCAAAGTGAGATGCACAGATAATATTGGTGGCACATTCATCATTTGCAACTATGAACCCCCTGGCAATTTCTTATACCAAAGGCCATATTGAGATATGTAGGGTTTAATTATCTAGCCAAAATAAGATGATATCAATATGTAGGgctttattcatcttcttttttttccttctcttcttctttcctctctttatttttctaccCTCcaccatttttctctttctccaaatatatcaatcaaatttaatgtATCTCAAAACAATGTTATTATATCTACCAATATCATATCGGAAGATctatatcaaaacaaaacaatgtaaagaaaaatagggaaaaaaattaGGCAGCTGCAGCTCattcaaaggaaaaataaagttagagaaaggaggaaaaaaatgataataatttcaacaaaGATTATGGAAAAGTCATTAGGAAATGATTGAaagtttcaatattaaaacaataaatataaacatttttaatttggtgattgcaaaatatacattttatattcaaaCCTGATTGAAATTTGATACAGATCGAATTTTGCAAAttatcaactaattaaaatactttttaagaTGGTACGTATTTGAGTTCATTATTCTTTAAGTCGGATTCCAATTATTTTAGATCAATTCTCCttaatatattatcttttcaGGTTATCATAATAATACATGAATGGAATCTCAATcctttttatattgaattgtGATTTATGCTTTATAAgttttgatattataataGATAAACGTGAGATTTTCtatctcaaaatttaagagtagttcatatattttataaacatcgTGAGGTCTCtctttgactttttttaaCGTAAGAGATTCTTTAACATGCCGCATATCAAAATAGTATAATTTTAGATTCACAATTAATTCTTGAACTGAATCCAATCTTGGTTGAatcatatttgtttaaatttctaaTCAATCTTAAACATAACCAAAGTATATGTTAATGAACAATCTTGGAAGCTAAGTCAAAGTTTTG
Coding sequences within:
- the LOC101211732 gene encoding pathogenesis-related protein 1 — translated: MILASIFLWLLIVPCDEVGFMKLGNMAMADQDFMATLPFGGSTSSSVVGRFIQLPQCGGPPSRGTDSPQDFVGVHNVARAQVGVGPIEWDKTVASFAQQYANRRFNDCRLVNSGGPYGENIAWGSPDLSAKDAVQLWVDEKPFYNYETNTCAAGELCGHYTQVVWRKSVRIGCAKVRCTDNIGGTFIICNYEPPGNFLYQRPY